The Lichenihabitans psoromatis genome contains a region encoding:
- a CDS encoding DUF2948 family protein gives MTNRQDATTETATDADEHLRLVVVDADDLAVVSAHMQGADVKIGDMTYLPRTKRFAMVMSRFDWARAIEGPLERCVAGLHFERVLHVSQSGLDRSDADRNERLLAISFIADDAPSGTVLLAFAGGGLVRLTVECLEAETRDMGPRWTVTSRPDTSLPAAISQS, from the coding sequence ATGACCAATCGACAAGACGCCACGACAGAGACCGCAACCGACGCTGACGAACACCTGCGGCTGGTGGTGGTCGACGCGGACGATCTCGCGGTCGTGTCGGCCCACATGCAGGGTGCCGACGTGAAGATCGGCGACATGACTTACCTGCCGCGAACAAAGCGCTTCGCCATGGTCATGTCGCGTTTCGATTGGGCTCGCGCCATCGAGGGTCCCCTGGAGCGCTGTGTCGCGGGGCTGCATTTCGAGCGTGTCCTGCATGTCTCGCAATCGGGGTTGGACCGTTCCGATGCCGACCGGAACGAGCGGTTGCTGGCGATTTCGTTCATTGCCGATGACGCACCCTCCGGCACGGTGCTGCTCGCTTTCGCAGGTGGCGGTTTGGTGCGCCTGACGGTTGAATGCCTCGAGGCAGAAACGCGCGACATGGGCCCACGGTGGACCGTGACGTCACGACCCGACACGTCGCTTCCAGCAGCCATATCTCAGAGCTAG
- the hisD gene encoding histidinol dehydrogenase codes for MPVRLDRRDSDFEQQFAALLASKREVAQDVDTAVAAIIADVIARGDAALHDLSQRFDGLDLGLVGLRVSEQELDAATEAAPADAMSALKVAHERITAFHDRQRPIDHHFTDALGVELGWRWTAIEAVGLYVPGGTASYPSSVLMNAVPAKVAGCPRLVMVVPALRGVINPLVLAAARLAGVDEVYRIGGAQAVAALAFGTASIAPVAKVVGPGNAYVAAAKRRVFGTVGIDMIAGPSEVLILADGTANPAWIAADLLAQAEHDASAQSILITDDQALADAVARAVSDQLKTLPRVAIATASWEDFGAIVVVPSLRSAIDLVDRIAPEHLEIMAEDADSLTESVRNAGAIFVGGHTPEAIGDYVGGSNHVLPTARSARFSSGLGVLDFMKRTSILRCDAASLAQLAAPAIALAKVEGLEAHARSVSIRTNSV; via the coding sequence ATGCCTGTTCGTCTCGACCGCCGCGACTCTGACTTCGAACAGCAATTCGCAGCCCTGCTGGCGTCGAAACGCGAGGTCGCCCAGGATGTCGACACCGCCGTGGCCGCCATCATCGCCGACGTGATCGCACGGGGCGATGCGGCGTTGCACGACCTGTCGCAACGCTTCGATGGTCTCGATCTCGGTCTGGTCGGCTTGCGGGTCTCCGAACAGGAGCTCGACGCGGCGACCGAAGCCGCGCCAGCGGACGCCATGTCGGCCCTCAAGGTCGCGCATGAGCGCATCACCGCGTTTCACGACCGGCAAAGGCCGATCGATCATCACTTTACCGACGCGCTCGGCGTCGAGCTCGGTTGGCGCTGGACCGCCATCGAGGCGGTCGGGCTTTATGTGCCGGGCGGTACGGCGAGCTATCCGTCCTCCGTTCTGATGAATGCGGTTCCGGCGAAGGTGGCCGGATGCCCGCGTCTCGTCATGGTGGTGCCGGCCCTGCGGGGCGTCATCAACCCGTTGGTTTTGGCGGCAGCCCGCCTCGCCGGGGTCGACGAGGTGTACCGGATCGGCGGCGCGCAGGCGGTGGCGGCGCTGGCCTTCGGAACTGCCAGCATCGCACCCGTCGCCAAAGTCGTCGGCCCCGGGAATGCCTATGTGGCGGCCGCTAAACGACGTGTCTTCGGCACGGTCGGCATCGACATGATCGCAGGCCCCTCGGAGGTCCTCATCCTGGCCGACGGAACCGCCAACCCCGCCTGGATCGCCGCCGACCTTCTGGCGCAAGCCGAGCACGATGCGTCCGCGCAATCGATCCTCATCACCGACGATCAGGCGCTCGCGGACGCGGTCGCGCGGGCCGTGTCGGACCAGTTGAAGACGCTGCCGCGTGTCGCCATCGCGACGGCGAGCTGGGAGGATTTTGGGGCCATTGTAGTGGTCCCGAGCCTGCGATCGGCAATCGACCTTGTCGACCGGATCGCACCGGAACATCTCGAGATCATGGCCGAGGATGCCGACAGCCTGACGGAAAGCGTCCGCAATGCGGGAGCCATCTTCGTCGGTGGCCACACACCCGAGGCGATCGGCGATTACGTCGGCGGGTCGAACCACGTTCTGCCGACCGCCCGCTCGGCACGGTTCTCTTCCGGCCTGGGTGTGCTCGATTTTATGAAGCGGACCTCGATCCTGCGCTGCGATGCCGCCTCTTTGGCCCAGCTTGCAGCACCCGCCATCGCGCTGGCGAAGGTCGAGGGCCTCGAGGCTCATGCGCGGTCGGTATCGATCCGCACCAATTCGGTCTGA
- a CDS encoding low molecular weight phosphatase family protein: protein MPQSPDNPMNGTPRSSVQSVLFACSENAVRSPIAEAIARRLIGHSTHLISAGVRRGDANPFTLETLAEIGIDLSRHRPRTFEDLEESSFDLIITLSPEAHHRALEFTRTMAVEVIYWPTFDPTAVEGSRSAVSSAFRLVRDTLAKRIDLCFGGMVAAPS from the coding sequence ATGCCGCAGAGCCCAGACAATCCGATGAACGGCACGCCGCGAAGCTCGGTTCAATCCGTGCTGTTCGCCTGTTCGGAAAATGCTGTTCGCTCCCCGATCGCCGAAGCGATTGCCCGGCGGCTCATCGGACACTCCACCCACCTCATTTCGGCAGGGGTCCGCCGGGGCGACGCCAATCCCTTTACGCTCGAAACGCTGGCCGAGATCGGCATCGATCTGTCGCGCCATCGTCCGCGCACGTTCGAGGATTTGGAAGAGTCCAGCTTCGACCTGATCATCACGCTATCGCCAGAGGCGCATCATCGAGCGCTCGAATTCACCCGCACCATGGCGGTCGAGGTGATCTATTGGCCGACCTTCGACCCAACGGCCGTCGAGGGCTCACGCAGCGCCGTGTCGAGCGCCTTTCGCCTGGTGCGCGACACGCTTGCGAAACGCATCGACCTCTGCTTTGGCGGGATGGTTGCGGCACCCTCCTGA
- the murA gene encoding UDP-N-acetylglucosamine 1-carboxyvinyltransferase, with protein MDRIRIVGGHQLNGSIQISGAKNAALPLMIASLLTDEALTLENLPRLADVSMLVRILGNHGVDYSINGKRPGEAAIAGQTVHLRAERIVDTTAPYDLVSKMRASFWVVAPLLARMGEARVSLPGGCAIGTRPVDLLLMALERLGADIEIENGYVIAKAPHGLTGAEIEFPKVTVGGTHTALMAAVLAHGKTVLINPAREPEVVDLAECLIKMGAKIKGAGTSVIEIDGVAKLGGARHTVLPDRIETGTYAMAVAMTGGDVMLQGARPELLQGALDSLVQAGAKVSATNEGLRIQRNGAGISPVDITTEPFPGFPTDLQAQFMALMTRAGGSSRIRETIFENRFMHVSELSRLGARIRLEGDAAIVDGVDKLNGAQVMATDLRASVSLVIAALAAEGETTVSRVYHLDRGFEHLEHKLGQCGAHIERLSNPG; from the coding sequence ATGGATCGAATTCGCATCGTTGGCGGTCACCAGTTGAACGGCAGCATCCAGATCTCCGGAGCCAAGAACGCCGCGCTTCCTCTGATGATCGCGAGCCTGCTGACCGACGAAGCTTTGACGTTGGAAAATCTCCCGCGCCTCGCCGACGTCAGCATGCTGGTCCGCATCCTCGGCAACCATGGCGTCGATTATTCGATCAACGGCAAACGGCCAGGCGAGGCCGCCATTGCGGGACAGACCGTCCATCTGAGAGCGGAGCGGATCGTCGACACAACCGCACCTTACGACCTTGTCTCCAAGATGCGGGCGAGCTTCTGGGTCGTGGCACCGCTGCTGGCCCGCATGGGCGAAGCGCGTGTGTCGCTGCCCGGCGGCTGTGCCATCGGCACTCGCCCGGTCGACCTGCTGCTGATGGCTTTGGAGCGGCTCGGCGCCGATATCGAGATCGAGAACGGCTACGTCATCGCGAAGGCGCCACATGGCCTTACGGGCGCCGAGATCGAATTTCCAAAGGTCACGGTCGGCGGCACGCATACGGCCCTGATGGCGGCGGTGCTGGCGCATGGCAAGACGGTGCTGATCAACCCGGCGCGTGAGCCGGAAGTCGTCGATCTCGCCGAATGCCTGATCAAAATGGGCGCCAAGATCAAGGGCGCCGGAACCTCGGTCATCGAGATCGACGGTGTCGCAAAGCTCGGAGGGGCTCGCCACACGGTGCTGCCCGACCGGATCGAAACCGGCACCTATGCAATGGCGGTGGCTATGACGGGTGGCGACGTCATGCTGCAAGGCGCGCGTCCGGAATTGCTGCAAGGCGCTCTCGACTCACTGGTCCAAGCCGGCGCCAAGGTGTCGGCCACCAACGAGGGCCTCCGCATTCAGCGCAATGGCGCGGGTATTTCGCCGGTCGATATCACGACCGAGCCGTTCCCCGGCTTTCCGACCGATCTGCAGGCCCAGTTCATGGCTCTCATGACGCGAGCCGGCGGCTCGTCCCGTATCCGCGAGACGATCTTCGAAAATCGGTTCATGCATGTCAGTGAGTTGAGCCGCCTCGGCGCGCGCATTCGGCTCGAGGGCGATGCGGCGATCGTCGATGGCGTCGATAAGCTGAATGGCGCACAGGTAATGGCGACGGATCTGCGCGCCTCGGTGTCGCTGGTGATCGCTGCGCTTGCGGCAGAGGGAGAGACGACGGTCAGCCGCGTCTACCACCTCGATCGCGGCTTCGAGCATCTCGAGCACAAACTCGGTCAATGCGGCGCGCACATCGAGCGGCTCTCCAACCCGGGCTGA
- a CDS encoding UPF0262 family protein yields the protein MDQSDPTRCRLMAVDLDDGTIGRGTPDQEHERRIAIFDLVENNRFVLPGHDGGPYRLGIALKGTKLALDIRTEDDAPVVLHMLSLAPFRSLLKDYFFLCERYYSAIRTATPSQIEAIDMGRRGLHNEAAELLAQRLQGKIVADFETMRRLFTLVTALHWKG from the coding sequence ATGGACCAATCGGACCCGACGCGATGCCGCCTCATGGCGGTCGATCTCGACGACGGGACGATCGGTCGTGGCACGCCGGATCAAGAGCACGAACGCCGGATCGCAATCTTCGACCTCGTGGAAAATAATCGGTTTGTGCTTCCCGGCCATGATGGTGGGCCCTACCGGCTCGGGATCGCGCTGAAAGGCACTAAGCTCGCGCTCGATATCCGCACCGAGGATGATGCGCCGGTGGTGCTGCACATGCTATCGCTGGCGCCGTTCCGGTCGTTGTTGAAAGATTATTTCTTCCTCTGCGAGCGTTATTATTCAGCCATCCGGACCGCGACCCCAAGCCAGATCGAGGCGATCGATATGGGCCGCCGCGGCCTCCACAATGAGGCTGCCGAGCTGTTGGCACAGCGCCTGCAAGGCAAGATCGTCGCGGATTTCGAGACGATGCGGCGGCTGTTCACGCTCGTGACGGCGCTGCATTGGAAAGGGTGA